The following coding sequences are from one Arcobacter nitrofigilis DSM 7299 window:
- a CDS encoding N(5)-(carboxyethyl)ornithine synthase, whose amino-acid sequence MHKLKVGVIGTSKKIDERRLPIHPKHLSRIPKELREQLIFEEGYGAPFGISDEEIASLSGGIDTRHNLLANIGTVIINKPVLSDLEELKIGGTLWGYVHCVQQEEITQIAIERKQTLIAFEDMFIWSKEGQVGRHTFYKNNEMAGYCAVIHALQLKGIDGHYGNQRKIVIFGFGAVSRGAIYALKAHGFRDITICVQRPDNEVREEVLDCHYVRIQEGDENEARMVVVEHDGSIRPLSDLISEADIIVNGVFQDTANPTDFIIKEESSCLKADSLIIDVSCDEGMGFYFAKPTTFKNPIFKHKCVDYYAVDHTPSYLWESATRSISAALIVYLPTVLAGREAWYKNDTIKQAINIDSGVILNKSILSFQNRQVEYPHKCFTSEEKALLNKIA is encoded by the coding sequence ATGCATAAGTTAAAAGTAGGAGTTATTGGAACTTCAAAAAAAATAGATGAAAGAAGGCTTCCAATACATCCAAAACATTTATCGCGTATCCCAAAAGAATTACGAGAACAACTAATATTTGAAGAGGGTTATGGAGCTCCCTTTGGTATTTCAGATGAAGAAATTGCATCACTAAGTGGTGGTATTGATACAAGACATAATTTATTAGCAAATATTGGTACAGTAATTATCAATAAACCTGTATTAAGTGACTTAGAAGAGTTAAAAATTGGTGGAACACTTTGGGGATATGTGCATTGTGTACAACAAGAAGAGATAACCCAAATAGCAATAGAACGCAAACAAACACTTATTGCCTTTGAAGATATGTTTATTTGGTCAAAAGAGGGACAAGTTGGTCGACACACCTTTTATAAAAATAATGAGATGGCAGGATATTGTGCAGTTATTCATGCTTTACAATTAAAAGGCATAGATGGTCACTATGGAAATCAGCGTAAAATAGTTATATTTGGTTTTGGTGCAGTTAGCCGTGGTGCTATTTATGCTCTAAAAGCCCATGGTTTTAGAGATATTACTATTTGCGTACAACGACCAGATAATGAAGTAAGAGAAGAAGTACTTGACTGCCATTATGTAAGAATTCAAGAAGGTGATGAAAATGAAGCACGGATGGTTGTAGTAGAACATGATGGTTCTATTCGTCCACTTTCAGACTTAATTAGTGAAGCTGATATTATCGTAAATGGTGTGTTTCAAGACACAGCAAATCCTACTGATTTTATTATTAAAGAAGAGAGTTCATGCTTAAAAGCTGATAGTTTAATTATAGATGTTAGTTGTGATGAAGGAATGGGATTCTATTTTGCAAAACCAACTACATTTAAAAACCCGATATTTAAACATAAATGTGTAGATTATTATGCAGTTGATCATACTCCAAGTTATCTTTGGGAGAGTGCGACACGCTCTATTTCAGCAGCTTTAATTGTATATTTACCAACTGTATTAGCAGGAAGAGAAGCTTGGTATAAAAATGACACTATTAAACAAGCTATAAATATTGATTCTGGAGTTATTTTAAATAAATCTATTCTTTCTTTTCAAAATCGACAAGTAGAATATCCTCATAAATGTTTTACAAGTGAAGAAAAAGCCCTATTAAATAAAATTGCTTAG
- a CDS encoding DUF2179 domain-containing protein — MSEFIAQYPYVLALLIFLSRVADVSLGTFRTIVIFRGYKLLASAIGFFEIIIWLIAAGQVFKHLDQWHLAFAYSAGFASGIYVGMWIENRFAIGKELIRCISFNRDILADKIREEGFKVVSVDGDMGEDKPVEVLFIVEKRRNIPELIQLINKLDNKAVYTVSDLKSVYDGPDFISKRSFWNMRKTK; from the coding sequence ATGTCTGAATTTATAGCGCAATATCCTTATGTCTTAGCACTACTTATATTTCTGTCAAGGGTTGCTGATGTTTCTTTAGGAACATTTCGTACTATAGTTATATTTCGTGGCTATAAATTATTAGCATCGGCAATTGGTTTTTTTGAAATCATCATTTGGTTAATAGCAGCTGGTCAAGTTTTTAAACATCTTGACCAATGGCATTTGGCTTTTGCTTATTCTGCTGGTTTTGCTAGTGGTATTTATGTGGGAATGTGGATTGAAAATCGATTTGCTATTGGTAAAGAACTTATTCGTTGTATCTCTTTCAATCGTGATATTTTAGCAGACAAGATACGAGAAGAGGGATTTAAAGTTGTTTCAGTCGATGGAGATATGGGGGAAGACAAACCTGTGGAAGTTTTATTTATCGTTGAAAAAAGAAGAAATATCCCTGAACTTATTCAATTAATAAATAAACTTGATAATAAAGCTGTATATACTGTATCTGATTTAAAAAGTGTATATGATGGTCCAGACTTTATAAGTAAAAGAAGTTTTTGGAATATGAGAAAGACTAAATAA
- a CDS encoding D-2-hydroxyacid dehydrogenase family protein codes for MKIAILDDYQDVVKNLDCFKILANYEVKIFNNTYTNSDELASKLVDFDALVLIRERTVITEELLSKLPKLKLISQTGKISNHINLDLCKKYNVQIAEGIGSPIAPSELCWSLIMAASRNIPEYVSNLSQNIWQQSGNLGLGRTLDGLTLGIWGYGKIGQKIAKYANAFGMNVLVLGREPSQILAKEHGFEATSSKEKFFKESDIITLHLRLNEATKECVTKADLQLMKPDSLFVNTSRAQLVQSGALYEEMLKNPSKRAAIDVYENEPATKENEPLLSLENVLCSPHLGYVEKNSYELYFKIAFENIVAFAKGEAQNLAK; via the coding sequence ATGAAAATAGCAATATTAGATGACTATCAAGATGTAGTGAAAAATCTTGATTGTTTTAAGATTTTAGCTAATTATGAAGTAAAAATATTTAATAATACCTATACAAATAGCGATGAATTAGCTTCCAAGTTAGTTGATTTTGATGCTTTAGTTTTAATTAGAGAAAGAACTGTTATAACAGAAGAACTTTTATCAAAACTTCCAAAACTAAAACTTATTAGTCAAACTGGGAAAATAAGCAACCATATCAATCTTGACTTATGCAAAAAATATAATGTGCAAATTGCAGAAGGTATTGGTTCACCTATTGCTCCATCTGAATTATGCTGGAGTTTGATTATGGCAGCTTCTAGAAATATTCCTGAATATGTTTCTAATCTATCACAAAATATTTGGCAACAATCTGGCAATTTGGGTTTAGGAAGAACGTTAGATGGTCTTACTCTTGGTATTTGGGGATATGGGAAAATTGGTCAAAAAATTGCCAAATATGCAAATGCCTTTGGTATGAATGTTTTGGTTTTAGGAAGAGAACCGTCACAAATTTTAGCAAAAGAGCATGGCTTTGAGGCAACTTCTTCAAAAGAGAAGTTTTTTAAAGAATCAGACATAATTACTTTACATTTACGACTAAATGAAGCTACAAAAGAGTGTGTTACAAAAGCCGATTTACAACTTATGAAACCTGACTCTTTATTTGTAAATACAAGTCGAGCCCAGTTAGTACAAAGTGGTGCTTTATATGAAGAGATGTTAAAAAATCCTTCTAAAAGAGCAGCAATAGATGTTTATGAAAATGAACCTGCTACAAAAGAAAATGAACCCTTGCTAAGTTTAGAAAATGTACTTTGTTCTCCACATCTTGGATATGTTGAAAAAAATAGCTATGAACTCTATTTTAAAATAGCTTTTGAAAATATTGTAGCCTTTGCAAAAGGTGAAGCACAAAACTTAGCTAAATAA
- a CDS encoding DMT family transporter produces MTNQIKAHILLLIATFLVAGSFIASQKLSGVIDPISLTLCRFVFASIILAPLIFVNGKYRNKVLSTLPRGMIIGFFYSLYFIGLFKALESTTALNTGTLFTLVPLLTAVFAIFLLKQKFGLLQFITYLVGIIGTCIVIFKGNLELFLKFELNEGDIIFLFAIISMSLYSISTKFVHKKGDELIVLVFTTLLSGIIWMSIALLVMDIPLQWGKISGDLVYYMLYLIIGATILTVYLYQQASINLGPKKVMAYVYINPACIALLAFIIHGELIGIKVLIGILISSLATIILLSKD; encoded by the coding sequence TTGACAAATCAGATTAAAGCACACATTTTACTTTTGATTGCTACTTTTTTAGTAGCAGGTTCATTTATCGCTTCCCAAAAGCTTTCTGGGGTGATTGATCCCATATCTCTTACCCTTTGTCGTTTTGTTTTTGCTTCAATTATTTTAGCTCCACTTATTTTTGTAAATGGAAAATATCGAAATAAAGTATTATCAACACTTCCAAGGGGTATGATTATTGGATTTTTTTATTCTCTATATTTTATAGGATTATTCAAAGCTTTAGAGAGTACAACAGCTTTAAATACAGGAACACTTTTTACTTTGGTACCATTGCTTACTGCTGTATTTGCAATTTTTCTACTTAAACAAAAATTTGGATTGTTGCAGTTTATAACTTATTTAGTAGGTATTATTGGAACTTGTATTGTCATATTTAAAGGAAATTTAGAACTATTTTTAAAGTTTGAATTAAATGAGGGTGATATTATATTTTTATTTGCAATCATATCTATGTCTTTGTATTCTATATCTACAAAGTTTGTACATAAAAAAGGTGATGAGCTTATTGTATTGGTTTTTACAACTTTATTAAGTGGAATTATCTGGATGTCAATAGCTTTATTGGTTATGGATATACCTTTGCAATGGGGAAAAATATCTGGAGACTTAGTTTATTATATGCTTTATTTGATTATTGGGGCAACTATACTTACTGTTTATTTATATCAACAAGCATCCATAAATCTTGGTCCCAAAAAAGTCATGGCCTATGTTTATATAAATCCAGCTTGTATTGCTCTATTAGCGTTTATAATCCATGGAGAACTAATTGGAATAAAAGTATTAATTGGTATTTTAATATCTTCTCTAGCCACAATTATACTTTTATCAAAGGATTAG
- a CDS encoding LysR family transcriptional regulator, giving the protein MTLKELNFFYKLSDNPQVTQVAQELNISQSAISIAIKSLEKKLNEQLFDRVGKKLVLNERGRFFKDTTYPHYLAIKDAQTIFQKDKLAGHMKIAASKTISNYIMPDIYYDFLSLYSDVKFDIETINSTKILEKILDSKLDIGLIETDYTHINILREKLYEDELIIVTSDKNYPKESYIDTIEKKWILREVGSGTREVFINKLGKHANSLNIFMELHGFEEIKKILIDNKDCVTAISKVAVEKELKSKQLFEIKLKNFEFKREFYLIFHKDKQKNLLFQTFIEYLKDKLN; this is encoded by the coding sequence ATGACCCTTAAAGAGCTAAATTTTTTCTATAAACTAAGTGACAATCCACAAGTAACACAAGTAGCACAAGAGTTAAATATAAGTCAATCAGCTATCTCAATAGCAATAAAATCTTTAGAAAAGAAGCTAAATGAACAACTATTTGACAGGGTTGGGAAAAAGTTAGTACTAAATGAAAGGGGAAGATTTTTTAAAGATACAACCTACCCTCACTATTTAGCAATAAAAGATGCCCAAACAATCTTTCAAAAAGATAAATTAGCAGGACATATGAAAATAGCAGCTAGTAAAACTATATCTAACTATATCATGCCTGATATTTATTATGATTTTTTATCACTATATAGTGATGTAAAGTTTGATATTGAAACTATAAATTCAACAAAAATATTAGAAAAGATATTAGATTCTAAACTAGATATAGGTCTAATAGAGACAGATTATACACATATAAATATATTAAGAGAAAAGTTATATGAAGATGAACTTATTATTGTAACGAGTGACAAGAACTACCCAAAAGAGAGTTACATAGATACAATAGAGAAAAAATGGATACTAAGGGAAGTTGGGTCTGGAACTAGAGAAGTATTTATAAACAAGTTAGGAAAACATGCAAATAGTCTAAATATCTTTATGGAATTGCATGGTTTTGAAGAGATTAAAAAAATACTAATTGACAATAAGGATTGTGTAACTGCCATCTCAAAAGTTGCTGTTGAAAAGGAACTTAAAAGTAAACAACTCTTTGAAATAAAACTAAAAAACTTTGAGTTTAAAAGGGAGTTTTATTTGATTTTCCACAAGGATAAACAAAAAAACCTTCTCTTTCAAACGTTCATAGAGTACTTAAAAGATAAATTAAACTAA
- a CDS encoding YeiH family protein, whose translation MSFSKHNRKGTINGIIFVALFSLLAIYISNLAIFKNIGISPLIIGIVIGMIYANTVKSKFPQTWNTGIKFSTKTILRLGIVLYGFRLTLQNLQDVGLQGFTVAILVVSLTFIIGYFIGVKILKMDKELTILISAGSSICGAAAVLATESVLKSQAYKSAIAVSTVVIFGTIAMFLYPFMYKAGLVPFDATNMGVYIGGTLHEVAHVVGAGNAISGAVAENAVIVKMIRVMLLAPFLIILSIFIIKTGISKSEEKKKITIPWFAVMFMVVVVFNSFDFISTKGVSLINTFDTFALTMAMSALGMETSFDKFKGVGFKPIILASILFIWLVLGGFYIVKFTIAL comes from the coding sequence ATGTCTTTTAGTAAACATAATAGAAAAGGAACAATTAATGGAATTATTTTTGTTGCCTTATTCTCTTTATTGGCGATATATATTTCAAATCTAGCAATATTTAAAAATATAGGAATAAGCCCATTGATTATAGGTATTGTAATAGGGATGATATATGCCAATACTGTAAAAAGCAAATTCCCTCAAACTTGGAATACTGGTATAAAATTCTCAACAAAAACAATTTTAAGATTGGGTATTGTTCTTTATGGTTTTAGATTGACTTTACAAAACTTACAAGATGTAGGTTTACAAGGATTTACAGTAGCAATTTTAGTTGTAAGTCTTACTTTTATAATTGGATATTTTATAGGAGTAAAAATACTAAAAATGGATAAAGAATTAACTATCTTAATTAGTGCAGGAAGTTCTATTTGTGGGGCAGCTGCAGTTTTAGCTACTGAGTCAGTTTTAAAATCACAAGCATACAAAAGCGCAATTGCAGTTTCAACTGTAGTTATTTTTGGAACTATTGCTATGTTTTTATATCCTTTTATGTACAAAGCAGGACTTGTACCCTTTGATGCAACTAATATGGGAGTATATATTGGAGGAACCCTTCATGAAGTAGCACATGTAGTAGGTGCTGGTAATGCTATAAGTGGTGCAGTAGCTGAAAATGCAGTTATTGTTAAGATGATAAGAGTTATGTTACTAGCTCCATTTTTGATAATATTATCTATATTTATAATTAAAACTGGAATATCAAAAAGTGAAGAGAAAAAGAAAATCACTATTCCTTGGTTTGCAGTTATGTTTATGGTTGTAGTAGTATTTAATTCATTTGATTTTATATCTACAAAAGGTGTAAGTCTTATCAATACTTTTGACACTTTTGCATTAACTATGGCAATGAGTGCTTTAGGGATGGAAACTAGTTTTGACAAGTTTAAAGGTGTGGGGTTTAAGCCTATAATTTTAGCTTCTATTCTATTTATTTGGTTAGTTTTAGGAGGTTTTTATATAGTTAAGTTTACTATTGCATTATAA
- the aspA gene encoding aspartate ammonia-lyase has protein sequence METLHRIEKDFLGEKEIPLDKYYGIQTLRAKENFYITKTDISLFPNFIKSLARVKKACALTNFELGDLTDAQRDAIVQACNEIIDGKFHDQFIVDPIQGGAGTSTNMNANEVIANRALEIMGKPKSSYEFIHPNNHINMSQSTNDVYPTAIKLTLHELIYKLKDSLRFLRDCFEEKSVEFKDVLKMGRTQLQDAVPMTLGQEFKTYAVMIDEDIYRLREAQTLLKEVNLGATAIGTGINSKAAYQRKVISNLREVTGVDYVAAGDLIEATQDTGAFVHISGILKRVAIKVSKICNDLRLLSSGPRAGFNEINLPPMQPGSSIMPGKVNPVIPEVVNQVAFEVIGADTTISIACEGGQLQLNVFEPIIAYKLFTSINMMRRAFYTLGEKCVKGITANEDVCMNNILNSVTLVTCLNPILGYEKSSALAKEALATNKRVYDIILEQELFTKDELDELLKPENMVNNLMKETTK, from the coding sequence ATGGAGACTTTACATAGAATAGAAAAAGATTTTTTAGGTGAAAAAGAGATTCCTTTAGATAAGTATTATGGGATACAAACACTAAGAGCAAAAGAGAATTTTTATATTACGAAAACAGATATATCATTATTTCCAAATTTTATAAAATCACTTGCAAGAGTGAAAAAAGCTTGTGCTTTGACAAACTTTGAGTTGGGTGATTTAACAGATGCGCAAAGAGATGCTATCGTTCAAGCTTGTAATGAAATTATTGATGGAAAGTTTCATGACCAATTTATAGTAGATCCAATTCAAGGGGGAGCTGGAACTTCTACAAATATGAATGCAAATGAAGTAATCGCAAATAGAGCCTTAGAAATTATGGGTAAACCAAAAAGTTCATATGAGTTTATTCATCCAAATAATCACATAAATATGAGTCAATCTACTAATGATGTATATCCAACAGCTATTAAACTTACACTTCATGAATTAATTTATAAACTAAAAGATTCTTTGAGATTTTTAAGGGATTGTTTTGAAGAAAAATCAGTTGAATTTAAAGATGTGCTTAAAATGGGAAGAACTCAGCTTCAAGATGCAGTTCCTATGACACTAGGACAAGAGTTTAAAACTTATGCAGTTATGATTGATGAAGATATTTATAGATTAAGAGAAGCACAAACTCTTTTAAAAGAAGTAAATCTTGGAGCTACTGCAATTGGTACAGGTATTAACTCAAAAGCTGCTTATCAAAGAAAAGTTATTAGTAATCTAAGAGAAGTAACAGGAGTAGATTATGTAGCTGCTGGAGACTTAATTGAAGCTACTCAAGATACCGGTGCTTTTGTTCATATCTCAGGGATATTAAAAAGAGTTGCAATAAAAGTTTCTAAAATATGTAATGACCTTAGACTATTAAGTTCAGGACCAAGAGCAGGGTTCAATGAAATAAATCTTCCTCCAATGCAACCAGGAAGTTCTATTATGCCTGGAAAAGTAAATCCAGTTATTCCAGAAGTAGTAAATCAAGTTGCTTTTGAAGTAATAGGTGCAGATACTACTATTTCTATTGCTTGTGAAGGTGGACAATTACAACTTAATGTATTTGAACCAATTATTGCATACAAATTATTCACTTCTATAAATATGATGAGAAGAGCATTTTATACTTTAGGGGAAAAATGTGTTAAAGGTATTACTGCAAATGAAGATGTTTGTATGAATAATATCTTAAACTCTGTTACTTTAGTAACTTGTCTAAACCCAATCTTAGGATATGAAAAAAGTTCAGCTCTTGCAAAAGAAGCTTTAGCAACAAATAAAAGAGTATATGACATTATTTTAGAACAAGAATTATTTACAAAAGATGAGTTAGATGAGTTATTAAAACCTGAAAATATGGTAAATAATCTAATGAAGGAAACTACAAAATGA
- a CDS encoding asparaginase domain-containing protein, whose protein sequence is MTVTILNTGGTFNKRYNPIKGELEVPTDNLALDKIIKSCHNVTFDIKNIVSKDSLYFTDEDRETILKEVQNSTSDKIIIIHGTDTVDLTSKFFDGKIEGKVIVFTGAMVPMSIDEVEATMNFSQALGFLNAEVKPGIYISMHGVVVEHSRLKKDRSVGQFLIN, encoded by the coding sequence ATGACAGTTACTATTCTAAATACTGGCGGAACTTTTAATAAAAGATATAATCCTATCAAAGGTGAACTTGAAGTTCCTACTGATAATTTAGCATTGGACAAGATAATTAAGTCTTGTCACAATGTAACTTTTGATATTAAAAATATTGTTTCTAAAGATAGCTTGTATTTTACAGATGAAGATAGAGAAACTATTTTAAAAGAAGTTCAAAATAGTACAAGTGATAAAATCATAATCATACATGGAACAGATACAGTCGATTTAACATCAAAGTTCTTTGATGGGAAAATTGAAGGTAAAGTAATAGTTTTCACAGGTGCTATGGTTCCTATGAGTATTGATGAAGTTGAAGCTACTATGAACTTCTCTCAAGCTTTAGGTTTCTTAAATGCTGAGGTGAAACCTGGTATTTATATCTCTATGCATGGGGTTGTAGTTGAGCATAGTAGACTTAAAAAAGATAGATCTGTAGGACAATTTTTAATTAATTAG
- a CDS encoding PAS domain-containing sensor histidine kinase, producing MLIKNKKKYTLSDIERLYSQIPLIFIIVIALLSFLITFFILDSKQSREIDLLKQKYFLNYEFTKKEEITTFTSYIDKKLKNSFSKEEIHLKNITYKVVGFLQANELKDKKNLDKYIKNIENTNDLNIVIFTKDDLKILYGENSILYLQNLIYSYKDKKYKEFILKYIYSQGNDNLQYWKDDVARTVRLSFFDKLTINNKEYFIGSFSTINSIKEITKTAIINAINNKNFKIWFYDIISQKTYNFNGNKKYEDSNEIFKNKKYNKSYEIIKHYLNNFDYSDEFKNFSYFYDKFDFLVSAFYDKSIIENQLKDTIYKIKKDYRNLLFRIFMYILVGAGFLILLTYLFTSFIKNIITEYNDELEDRRVSLIHWKKRFELAIIASNDGLWDIDFKTKKIYFSDKWLDMFGYEKEELQTFSDWFELIHNEDKVNVEKLFDKIFAKADDTFICEYRLKTKSEGFKWVLARGKSFLDENNELDRMLMMSMDIDKNKRMKKELLDIELLVEDGKIVIFKLLNDENLSVQYISNSIQTFGFSKNMFEKENMRFMNLIHKEDVANVQVAINAAVKKDLQNFTFTCRIINAANEVRWISSRVILIKNHSGQVSHFYGYLNDITKIKLSEEELKLKVEEELAKNREKDRILIQQNKLAAMGEMLGNIAHQWRQPLNNVSLILQFLRDNYKNKDVNDEKLDKFMNKANKHIEYMSETIDDFRNFYKPSKTKNEFYVNECIDTLLYMVKNQYESQNIKINFEYEEVKIINYENELKQALLNILNNAKDALLMRKEKENFEAHIDITLKKDNEKMNIEITNNGGNIDEEILYKIYEPYFTTKFEMQGTGIGLYMTKSIIETNMKGKIEVENISEGVKFIITLNI from the coding sequence ATGCTTATTAAAAATAAAAAGAAATACACCTTATCAGATATAGAGCGATTATATTCACAAATACCACTTATATTTATAATTGTAATCGCTTTATTATCTTTTCTTATTACTTTTTTTATTTTGGATTCTAAACAAAGTAGAGAAATAGACCTTTTAAAACAAAAATACTTTTTAAACTATGAATTTACTAAAAAAGAAGAGATAACTACCTTTACCTCTTATATAGATAAAAAACTAAAAAATAGCTTCTCTAAAGAAGAGATACACCTTAAAAATATCACTTATAAAGTAGTTGGATTCTTACAAGCAAATGAATTAAAAGATAAGAAAAACTTAGATAAATATATAAAGAATATAGAAAATACAAATGATCTAAATATTGTAATTTTTACAAAAGATGATTTGAAAATTTTATATGGTGAAAATTCTATTTTATATTTGCAAAACCTAATTTATAGTTATAAAGATAAAAAATACAAAGAGTTTATTTTAAAATATATATATTCCCAAGGTAATGATAATCTTCAATATTGGAAAGATGATGTTGCACGAACAGTGAGATTGAGTTTTTTTGATAAATTAACTATCAATAATAAAGAGTACTTTATTGGCTCTTTTTCCACAATAAATTCAATCAAAGAGATTACAAAAACAGCTATTATAAATGCAATTAATAATAAAAATTTCAAAATATGGTTTTATGATATTATCTCTCAAAAGACGTATAATTTTAATGGTAATAAAAAATATGAAGATTCAAATGAGATATTTAAAAATAAGAAATATAATAAATCATATGAAATAATAAAACACTATTTGAACAATTTTGATTATAGTGATGAGTTTAAAAATTTTAGTTATTTTTATGATAAATTTGATTTCTTAGTCTCTGCTTTTTATGATAAAAGTATTATTGAAAATCAGTTAAAAGATACAATTTATAAAATTAAAAAAGATTATAGAAACTTACTATTTAGAATATTTATGTATATTTTAGTTGGGGCTGGATTTCTTATCTTACTTACTTATCTTTTTACAAGTTTTATCAAAAATATTATTACAGAATATAATGATGAACTTGAAGATAGAAGAGTATCTTTAATACATTGGAAAAAAAGATTTGAGTTGGCGATTATTGCCTCAAATGATGGTTTATGGGATATAGATTTTAAGACTAAAAAAATATATTTTTCAGATAAATGGTTAGATATGTTTGGTTATGAAAAGGAAGAACTACAAACCTTCTCTGACTGGTTTGAATTAATTCACAATGAAGATAAAGTAAATGTGGAAAAGCTTTTTGATAAGATATTTGCAAAAGCAGATGATACTTTTATTTGTGAGTATAGATTGAAAACTAAAAGTGAAGGCTTCAAATGGGTACTTGCAAGGGGTAAATCTTTTCTTGATGAAAACAATGAATTAGATAGAATGTTAATGATGTCTATGGATATAGACAAAAATAAAAGAATGAAAAAAGAGTTATTGGATATTGAACTCTTAGTTGAAGATGGGAAAATTGTAATTTTCAAACTTCTCAATGATGAGAATTTATCTGTTCAATATATCTCAAATAGTATTCAAACCTTTGGATTTAGTAAAAATATGTTTGAAAAAGAGAATATGAGATTTATGAATCTTATTCATAAAGAAGATGTTGCAAATGTGCAAGTAGCTATTAATGCAGCAGTAAAAAAAGATCTTCAAAACTTCACTTTTACTTGTAGAATAATTAATGCTGCAAATGAAGTAAGATGGATATCTAGTAGGGTAATTCTTATCAAAAATCACTCAGGGCAAGTAAGTCATTTCTATGGGTATTTAAATGATATCACAAAAATAAAGTTAAGTGAAGAGGAACTTAAATTAAAAGTAGAAGAGGAACTTGCTAAAAATAGAGAAAAAGATAGAATCCTAATCCAACAAAACAAATTAGCAGCCATGGGAGAGATGTTGGGAAATATCGCCCACCAATGGAGACAACCACTCAATAATGTATCTTTGATACTCCAATTTTTAAGGGATAATTACAAAAATAAAGATGTAAATGATGAAAAACTTGATAAGTTTATGAACAAGGCAAATAAACACATAGAGTATATGAGTGAGACAATAGATGATTTTAGAAACTTCTATAAGCCTTCAAAAACTAAAAATGAGTTTTATGTAAATGAGTGTATAGATACCTTACTTTATATGGTAAAAAATCAATATGAAAGCCAAAATATAAAAATAAATTTTGAGTATGAAGAAGTAAAAATAATAAACTATGAAAATGAACTAAAACAAGCTTTATTAAATATCTTAAATAATGCAAAAGATGCTTTATTGATGAGAAAAGAGAAAGAAAACTTTGAGGCACATATAGATATAACATTGAAAAAAGATAATGAAAAAATGAATATAGAGATAACTAACAATGGTGGAAATATAGATGAAGAGATTCTATACAAAATTTACGAGCCATACTTTACAACAAAGTTTGAGATGCAAGGTACGGGAATAGGTCTTTACATGACAAAATCAATTATAGAAACTAATATGAAAGGAAAAATTGAAGTAGAAAATATAAGTGAGGGTGTGAAGTTTATTATCACACTAAATATCTAA
- a CDS encoding response regulator transcription factor translates to MSEYITKVLLVEDEEDAREILSFYLDTVFDEVEIACDGEEGFKLYEKAHNENKIFDLVLTDIQMPNMDGLTMIEKITNINEDQKFIIVSAYKDEEYLFKSINLNVISYFVKPLEVKNMMVMLKKVKSKVLEDKSNVIVEDELVVLNSTYKYNRKTKQLYKNDELVDLTKKEKLLIEALAKNIKEIKTKEYLKEFIWNDANTSDATMRTVIKRVKDKIADDDFIVSKKGLGYLIERG, encoded by the coding sequence ATGAGTGAATATATTACAAAAGTATTATTAGTTGAAGATGAAGAAGATGCAAGGGAGATATTAAGTTTCTATCTTGATACTGTTTTTGATGAAGTAGAGATTGCTTGTGATGGGGAAGAGGGGTTTAAATTATACGAAAAAGCACACAATGAAAATAAAATCTTCGACTTAGTTTTGACAGATATCCAAATGCCAAATATGGATGGACTAACAATGATTGAAAAGATTACAAACATAAATGAAGACCAAAAGTTTATAATAGTATCAGCCTATAAAGATGAAGAGTATCTTTTCAAATCAATAAATTTAAATGTCATATCATATTTTGTAAAACCTTTGGAAGTAAAGAATATGATGGTGATGTTAAAGAAAGTAAAATCAAAAGTTTTAGAAGATAAATCAAATGTAATTGTTGAAGATGAATTAGTAGTTTTAAATAGTACATATAAATATAATAGAAAAACTAAACAACTTTATAAAAATGATGAGTTGGTTGATTTGACAAAAAAAGAGAAACTTCTAATAGAAGCTCTTGCAAAGAATATAAAAGAGATAAAAACAAAAGAATACCTAAAAGAGTTTATCTGGAATGATGCTAATACTTCTGATGCTACTATGCGTACGGTTATAAAAAGGGTTAAAGATAAGATTGCTGATGATGATTTTATTGTTTCTAAGAAGGGGTTGGGGTATTTGATAGAGAGAGGGTAA